The Prevotella melaninogenica genome has a segment encoding these proteins:
- the rho gene encoding transcription termination factor Rho: MLSKEELLEKEVSELEAIAQSTGAVYSPGDDKDKLVYAILDRQAEEAGTAHPLESKRKRTRIARKDTDRVYSVHGEEGENFDVQKNKNTATSQPSLFKELPETKDDKTEEKSPEEILASIPKHRGRKSKAELEAIAAAEAAIKAKAEEAQQTEEPIEEAPVENVEPSAPEDFIPEDQFSNVPQQEESEGKEELLARLQEKVNAHNMNMEPAGYPVLPDGVWAGDPGDGTDFIPVIDLPIEDQGIVPNYDMFDQPTTPAQLPSTPVYDNAPVANNANYDFSDLIKANGVLEVMPDGYGFLRSSDYNYLSSPDDVYIANNQIKQYGLKTGDVVECHVRPPHEGEKYFPLTSIDKINGRKPSEVRDRIPFEHLTPLFPEEKFTLCGDPRTTNLSTRIVDLFSPIGKGQRALIVAQPKTGKTILMKDIANAIAANHPEAYLMMLLIDERPEEVTDMARTVNAEVIASTFDEPAERHVKIAGIVLEKAKRMVECGHDVVIFLDSITRLARAYNTVAPASGKVLTGGVDANALQKPKRFFGAARNIEGGGSLTIIATALIDTGSKMDEVIFEEFKGTGNMELQLDRSLSNKRIFPAVNLVASSTRRDDLLQDRTTLDRMWILRKYIADMNSIEAMNSIHDRMRRTENNEEFLLSMND, encoded by the coding sequence ATGCTAAGCAAAGAAGAATTATTAGAGAAAGAAGTTTCTGAACTTGAAGCTATTGCTCAGAGTACTGGTGCTGTTTACTCACCTGGAGATGATAAGGATAAGCTTGTTTATGCCATCCTTGACCGTCAGGCAGAAGAGGCAGGTACAGCACATCCCTTAGAATCAAAGCGTAAGCGTACCAGAATAGCACGAAAAGATACCGACAGGGTTTATTCGGTACATGGTGAAGAAGGGGAAAACTTCGACGTACAGAAGAATAAAAACACGGCAACAAGTCAGCCTTCATTGTTCAAAGAGTTGCCGGAAACAAAGGACGATAAGACTGAAGAGAAATCTCCAGAAGAAATATTAGCATCTATTCCAAAGCATCGTGGTCGTAAATCTAAGGCTGAATTAGAGGCTATTGCAGCTGCAGAAGCAGCTATAAAGGCAAAAGCAGAAGAAGCACAGCAGACTGAGGAGCCTATAGAGGAGGCTCCTGTAGAGAATGTAGAGCCATCTGCGCCAGAGGATTTCATCCCAGAAGATCAGTTCTCTAACGTACCACAGCAGGAAGAGAGTGAAGGTAAAGAAGAATTATTGGCACGTCTTCAGGAGAAGGTTAACGCACATAATATGAATATGGAACCAGCTGGTTACCCTGTATTACCTGATGGTGTATGGGCAGGTGACCCAGGAGATGGTACAGATTTCATTCCAGTTATTGACCTACCAATTGAAGATCAGGGTATTGTTCCAAACTATGATATGTTTGATCAGCCTACAACTCCTGCTCAGCTTCCGTCAACTCCGGTCTATGATAATGCTCCAGTTGCTAACAATGCGAACTATGATTTCTCTGATCTTATCAAGGCAAACGGTGTTCTTGAGGTAATGCCTGATGGTTATGGCTTCCTCCGTTCAAGCGATTATAACTACTTATCATCACCTGATGATGTGTATATTGCAAACAATCAGATTAAGCAATATGGTCTGAAGACAGGTGATGTTGTAGAATGCCACGTACGTCCACCACATGAGGGCGAGAAGTATTTCCCACTGACAAGCATTGATAAGATTAATGGTCGTAAGCCTTCTGAGGTACGTGACCGTATACCTTTCGAGCATCTTACACCGCTCTTCCCAGAGGAGAAGTTCACACTCTGTGGCGATCCTCGTACAACTAATCTTTCAACACGTATAGTAGATCTCTTCTCACCAATCGGTAAGGGACAGCGTGCATTGATTGTTGCGCAGCCAAAGACGGGTAAGACTATCTTGATGAAGGATATTGCAAATGCTATTGCAGCCAACCATCCAGAGGCTTACTTGATGATGCTCTTGATTGATGAGCGTCCTGAGGAGGTTACCGATATGGCACGCACAGTAAATGCTGAGGTCATTGCTTCAACATTTGATGAGCCTGCAGAACGCCACGTTAAGATTGCTGGTATCGTTTTGGAGAAGGCAAAACGCATGGTTGAATGTGGTCATGATGTAGTTATCTTCCTTGACTCAATCACTCGTTTGGCACGTGCTTACAACACTGTAGCACCAGCATCTGGTAAGGTCTTGACTGGTGGTGTGGACGCCAATGCATTGCAGAAGCCAAAGCGTTTCTTCGGTGCTGCACGTAATATTGAAGGTGGTGGTTCTTTGACTATCATTGCAACAGCCTTGATTGATACTGGTTCTAAGATGGATGAAGTTATCTTCGAGGAGTTCAAGGGAACAGGTAACATGGAGTTGCAGCTTGACCGTAGCTTGAGTAACAAGCGTATCTTCCCAGCTGTTAACTTGGTTGCTTCAAGTACACGTCGTGATGACCTCCTCCAGGATCGTACAACACTTGATCGTATGTGGATTCTCCGCAAGTACATTGCTGATATGAATTCTATTGAGGCAATGAACTCTATCCACGACCGTATGAGACGTACAGAGAACAATGAGGAGTTCCTGTTGTCGATGAATGATTAA
- a CDS encoding DUF5103 domain-containing protein, with translation MRRLIFIFTYCLACLLPFSAFAQRHEINDENIRSLQVVANQKWMDLPIMVLNDGKISIDFDDLTHTYRRLTYRLEHCEADWKPSVGLFESDVVDGFIAGNTIDDVKESTLTNTLYTHYHFDIPNDKCQPKLSGNYRLCVYDDDSSSDHPLLTACFMLTEPAESSMGVRLNITTQTDQSINREQQQAEMLIDYGTYTVSNPQEQIKTVVLQNRNWLDARWNSKPQYVMPNGLRWSHNQDYIFWAGNEYRKFEILSTDVASMGVDKIGWDGKNFHAYLFPTTPFLNYLYDEDADGAFLIRNSDNVEINTTSDYMLTHFQLNVPSPYPYRIFLNGDWTYDRLLPTYEMTYNSTGGYYEAVVPLKLGYYNYQFLAADEQGRLSSFRVDDSHYQTENSYQALIYFRPQGGRTDKLVGYANVRFIKK, from the coding sequence ATGAGGAGATTAATCTTTATATTCACCTATTGTTTAGCTTGTCTTCTCCCCTTTTCTGCTTTTGCTCAGCGACATGAAATCAATGACGAGAATATCCGTTCATTACAGGTTGTTGCTAATCAGAAGTGGATGGATTTGCCTATCATGGTACTCAATGACGGAAAGATAAGTATAGATTTTGACGATCTTACACACACTTACCGCCGTCTGACTTATCGGTTAGAGCATTGTGAAGCTGATTGGAAGCCTTCCGTCGGACTCTTTGAAAGTGATGTCGTAGATGGTTTTATAGCAGGAAATACAATAGATGATGTAAAGGAGTCTACCCTTACGAATACACTTTACACACACTATCATTTTGACATACCAAATGATAAGTGTCAGCCAAAGTTGTCAGGCAATTATCGTCTATGTGTCTATGATGATGATAGTAGCTCTGACCACCCTTTGCTTACTGCTTGCTTTATGCTTACAGAGCCTGCAGAGAGTTCTATGGGTGTTAGATTGAATATAACTACACAAACAGATCAATCAATTAATCGTGAGCAGCAGCAGGCTGAGATGCTGATAGATTATGGTACTTATACGGTCAGTAATCCACAGGAGCAGATTAAGACAGTAGTATTACAAAACCGTAATTGGCTTGATGCTCGTTGGAATAGTAAACCGCAGTATGTCATGCCAAATGGTTTACGATGGTCACACAATCAAGATTATATCTTTTGGGCGGGTAATGAATATAGGAAGTTTGAGATTCTCTCAACCGATGTTGCTTCTATGGGCGTAGATAAAATTGGTTGGGATGGTAAGAATTTTCATGCTTATCTCTTCCCTACTACTCCATTCTTGAATTATCTGTATGATGAAGATGCTGATGGTGCATTCTTGATACGTAACTCTGATAATGTTGAGATAAATACAACGAGTGACTATATGCTGACTCATTTTCAGTTAAACGTACCTTCTCCCTACCCTTACAGAATATTTTTGAATGGTGATTGGACTTATGACCGTCTGCTTCCTACTTATGAGATGACATATAATTCTACTGGTGGATATTATGAGGCAGTAGTCCCCTTGAAGTTAGGTTATTATAATTATCAGTTCCTTGCTGCAGATGAGCAAGGTAGACTCTCATCTTTTAGAGTTGACGATAGCCATTATCAAACCGAAAATAGCTATCAAGCCCTTATTTATTTCCGTCCACAAGGAGGACGTACCGATAAACTTGTTGGCTATGCAAATGTTAGGTTTATCAAGAAATAA
- a CDS encoding TetR/AcrR family transcriptional regulator, producing MSISKTRQKLVDVARQLFAKNGIANTTMNDIAKASGKGRRTLYTYFKSKDDVYYAVIESELERLSDKLDEVAAKNISPQDKIIELIYTHLSMIKETVMRNGNLRAEFFRNIWMVEKARKNFDEDEIELFRKVYSDAKEDGDFDIENVELVADITHYCIKGLEVPFIYGRLGHGLTEESSRPLVAKVVYGALGKSGLK from the coding sequence ATGTCAATATCAAAGACCAGACAAAAGCTTGTTGATGTAGCACGCCAACTTTTTGCAAAAAATGGTATTGCCAACACAACGATGAACGACATCGCCAAGGCTTCAGGTAAAGGTAGACGCACACTCTACACTTACTTTAAGAGCAAGGACGATGTGTATTATGCTGTTATTGAGTCTGAGCTGGAGCGTTTATCAGACAAGTTGGACGAAGTAGCTGCTAAAAACATCAGCCCTCAGGATAAAATCATCGAACTCATTTATACACACCTTAGTATGATTAAAGAGACTGTGATGCGTAATGGTAATTTGCGTGCAGAGTTCTTTAGGAATATATGGATGGTTGAAAAGGCTCGAAAGAACTTCGATGAAGACGAGATTGAACTCTTCCGTAAGGTTTATTCTGACGCCAAGGAAGACGGAGATTTTGATATTGAAAACGTTGAACTTGTTGCAGACATCACGCACTATTGTATCAAAGGACTTGAAGTACCATTTATCTATGGTCGCTTAGGTCATGGACTAACAGAGGAATCTTCACGTCCGCTTGTGGCTAAGGTTGTGTATGGTGCATTAGGTAAAAGCGGACTGAAATAA
- the fabG gene encoding 3-oxoacyl-[acyl-carrier-protein] reductase, translating to MKLLEGKTALITGAARGIGKAIALKFAEEGANVAFTDLVIDENGKATEAEIAAFGVKAKGYASNAADFAQSEEVVKQVKEEFGSIDILINNAGITKDGLMLRMTEQQWDAVIAVNLKSAFNFIHACVPVMMRQRGGSIINMASVVGVHGNAGQANYSASKAGMIALAKSIAQEMGPKGIRANAIAPGFIDTAMTQALDDNIRKEWTSKIPLRRGGTVEDIANTAVYLGSELSSYVTGQVIQVDGGMNM from the coding sequence ATGAAATTATTGGAAGGTAAGACAGCCCTGATTACAGGTGCTGCACGTGGTATTGGTAAGGCTATCGCATTGAAGTTTGCAGAGGAGGGTGCAAACGTTGCATTCACCGACCTCGTTATCGACGAGAATGGCAAGGCTACAGAGGCAGAGATTGCTGCTTTTGGCGTAAAAGCTAAGGGTTATGCAAGTAATGCTGCAGACTTCGCACAGTCTGAAGAGGTTGTAAAGCAGGTTAAGGAGGAATTCGGTTCTATTGATATCCTCATCAATAATGCTGGCATTACGAAAGATGGTCTTATGCTTCGTATGACTGAGCAGCAGTGGGATGCAGTGATTGCAGTAAACCTTAAGAGTGCCTTCAACTTCATTCACGCTTGTGTTCCAGTGATGATGCGTCAGCGTGGTGGTAGTATTATCAACATGGCAAGTGTTGTTGGCGTTCATGGTAATGCTGGTCAGGCTAACTATTCAGCTTCAAAGGCTGGTATGATTGCTTTGGCTAAGAGTATAGCTCAGGAGATGGGCCCTAAGGGAATTCGTGCCAATGCTATTGCTCCAGGCTTCATTGATACAGCTATGACACAGGCTTTGGATGACAATATCCGTAAGGAATGGACTTCAAAGATTCCTCTTCGCCGCGGAGGTACTGTTGAGGATATAGCAAACACAGCCGTTTACCTTGGTTCTGAACTGTCAAGCTATGTTACAGGTCAGGTTATCCAGGTTGATGGCGGTATGAATATGTAA
- a CDS encoding RluA family pseudouridine synthase, with protein sequence MEVLYEDNHIIIVYKEAGEIVQGDKTGDEPLSEIVKQWIKEKYQKPGNVFLGVVHRLDRPVAGLVVFAKTSKALTRLNDMFRNGEVHKTYWAIVTRPPFETEATLTDWLVRNERQNKSYAYNHQVPTSKKSILHYKVINQSERYTLLEINLMTGRHHQIRCQLSNMDCPIKGDLKYGAPRSNPDGSICLLSHRVEFIHPVSKEKICIESPLPKDNLWQAIGKF encoded by the coding sequence ATGGAAGTACTTTACGAAGATAATCATATCATCATCGTCTACAAAGAGGCAGGCGAGATTGTACAAGGTGATAAAACTGGTGATGAACCTTTGTCAGAGATTGTCAAACAATGGATAAAGGAGAAATACCAGAAACCTGGGAATGTGTTTTTGGGTGTTGTACATAGACTGGACCGTCCCGTAGCGGGATTGGTTGTCTTTGCCAAGACATCAAAAGCACTTACAAGACTAAACGATATGTTCCGCAATGGTGAGGTACATAAGACTTATTGGGCTATTGTTACGCGTCCACCATTTGAGACAGAGGCAACACTAACAGACTGGCTTGTACGTAACGAACGCCAGAATAAGAGTTACGCTTATAATCACCAAGTACCAACTTCTAAAAAATCTATTTTACATTATAAGGTAATCAATCAGTCAGAACGTTACACACTATTAGAGATTAATCTGATGACAGGCCGTCATCATCAAATCCGTTGTCAGCTGTCTAACATGGACTGCCCTATAAAAGGCGATTTGAAATATGGTGCTCCACGTTCTAATCCAGATGGCAGTATTTGTTTATTGAGCCACCGTGTTGAATTCATTCATCCTGTTTCAAAGGAAAAGATCTGCATAGAATCACCACTGCCAAAAGATAACTTATGGCAAGCAATAGGTAAATTCTAA